Proteins found in one Magnolia sinica isolate HGM2019 chromosome 5, MsV1, whole genome shotgun sequence genomic segment:
- the LOC131245335 gene encoding pentatricopeptide repeat-containing protein At3g58590: protein MISALPCKYPHRILSLFHLFHPLSFSNHLSPTYSHYALLLHVHLHYYHPQTPLFLQCPQQRLLPLLLEACSKTPSSDATRSVHALTITTGYFPSTFVSNNLLVAYAAVGELSTARQLFDGIPERNAVSYNSMIAAYNRRGDVVEALKLFSQMMASGLRPTQFTIGSILSSSSSLSVPCLGFQLQPLILKAGLFFVDAFSGTALLGFYARNERLDDALKVFEEMPRKNIVTWNAIITVFSQHGFVEDSMILFRELLRTEFRPSEFSFLGILSVCGWMVSFESGEQIHGLVIKTGTYYFTALANALIDMYARFFGVCIAEKMFNEIPIRDVVSWNTMVTAFTKSERPDKALELLLAMCVDGIFPNSTTFASVASSCASLKNLGVGKFIHAKTIKNNFISDVFVGSSLVNFYVKCNNLEYAHKLFDQMPDRNIVSWNALISGCLIKDSRSPVSVLQEMLHLGFRPNESSFSAVLKSCSPLELQQLHSLIIRMGYELNEYVSTSAIASYASNGLSSDALAFAEALTQSQSVIPSNVVAGIYNKTGQYQEAKNLLSQLQEPDIVSWNTLIEACARNGDCREAFELFKHMQTTQILPDKCTFVSLLSICSKLCNLALGSAIHGLIVKADSRCCDVLVCNMLVDMYAKCGSLESSVNVFDEIVDKNLISWTVLISGLGLHGNAHEALEKFKEMECQGIKPDRIALIAVLSSCRHGGLVEEGIGLFERMKDSYGVEPEMDHYVCLVDLLCRNGRVKEAEQVISSMPFRPNALLWRTFLEGCRRNNKIGS, encoded by the coding sequence ATGATTTCAGCATTGCCTTGTAAATATCCCCACaggattctctctctcttccatctcTTCCATCCTCTCTCCTTCTCCAATCACCTTTCTCCAACATATTCCCATTATGCCCTCCTTCTCCACGTGCATTTACATTACTACCATCCACAAACTCCATTATTCCTTCAATGCCCCCAACAGCGTCTGCTCCCTCTCTTACTCGAAGCATGCTCGAAAACGCCATCATCCGACGCTACAAGATCGGTCCATGCCCTTACCATTACCACGGGCTACTTTCCGTCCACCTTCGTCAGCAACAACCTGCTCGTTGCATATGCTGCTGTCGGCGAACTATCGACCGCACGACAACTGTTCGACGGAATTCCCGAACGGAATGCGGTTTCGTATAACTCCATGATCGCTGCTTATAACCGTCGGGGCGATGTGGTGGAAGCTTTGAAGCTCTTCTCGCAAATGATGGCGTCGGGATTGAGACCGACCCAATTCACCATCGGCAGCATCTTGTCGTCCTCATCATCACTTTCCGTTCCTTGTCTCGGATTTCAGCTGCAGCCGTTGATTCTGAAGGCTGGATTATTTTTTGTGGATGCTTTCTCTGGGACTGCGTTGTTGGGATTCTATGCGAGGAATGAGAGATTGGATGATGCGCTCAAGGTGTTTGAAGAAATGCCTCGAAAAAACATAGTAACATGGAATGCCATTATTACGGTATTTTCCCAGCATGGATTCGTCGAAGATTCGATGATTTTGTTCCGTGAGCTCCTTAGAACAGAGTTCCGTCCCTCGGAATTTTCTTTTCTGGGTATTCTTTCTGTGTGTGGGTGGATGGTCAGCTTTGAAAGTGGAGAGCAAATACATGGATTAGTGATTAAAACTGGCACCTATTATTTCACAGCGCTTGCTAATGCTCTCATTGATATGTATGCTAGATTCTTTGGCGTATGCATTGCTGAGAAAATGTTCAATGAGATACCTATTCGGGATGTGGTTTCTTGGAATACCATGGTTACAGCATTCACCAAGAGTGAAAGACCGGATAAAGCTTTAGAATTGTTATTGGCCATGTGTGTGGATGGTATATTCCCAAACTCGACCACGTTTGCGAGCGTTGCTAGCTCTTGTGCCAGCTTAAAGAACTTGGGTGTTGGTAAATTTATCCATGCTAAAACCATTAAGAATAACTTCATATCAGATGTTTTTGTGGGCAGTTCATTAGTAAATTTCTACGTAAAATGCAACAATTTAGAATATGCACACAAGTTGTTTGATCAAATGCCAGACAGGAACATTGTTTCATGGAATGCTTTGATTTCGGGTTGCTTAATCAAGGATTCCCGCAGTCCAGTTTCTGTGCTGCAAGAAATGCTGCATTTGGGGTTTCGACCCAATGAATCTTCCTTTTCTGCAGTGCTTAAATCTTGTTCACCTCTGGAATTGCAGCAGCTTCATTCTCTGATAATAAGAATGGGTTATGAACTGAATGAGTATGTGTCAACCTCAGCCATTGCCTCGTATGCTAGTAATGGTCTCAGTTCGGATGCCTTAGCCTTTGCTGAAGCTTTAACTCAATCACAATCTGTCATCCCCTCTAATGTAGTTGCCGGCATTTATAATAAAACTGGCCAATATCAAGAGGCAAAAAATCTGCTTTCTCAATTGCAAGAACCCGATATTGTATCTTGGAACACTTTAATTGAAGCTTGTGCCCGCAACGGTGACTGCAGAGAGGCGTTTGAACTGTTCAAACACATGcagaccactcaaatccttcctgaTAAGTGCACATTCGTTAGCCTATTGAGCATCTGTTCAAAGCTCTGTAACCTGGCTTTGGGTAGTGCAATTCATGGGCTGATCGTCAAAGCTGATTCCAGGTGCTGCGATGTGCTCGTTTGCAATATGCTGGTTGACATGTATGCTAAGTGTGGTAGCTTGGAGAGCTCCGTCAATGTCTTTGATGAGATCGTGGACAAAAATCTGATCTCATGGACAGTTCTGATTTCAGGCCTTGGGCTCCATGGGAACGCCCACGAAGCACTTGAAAAGTTTAAAGAAATGGAATGTCAGGGTATCAAACCAGATAGGATTGCTTTAATTGCAGTTCTTTCGTCTTGTAGGCATGGTGGCCTAGTAGAAGAGGGGATTGGATTGTTTGAGAGAATGAAGGACTCTTATGGGGTTGAACCGGAGATGGATCACTATGTCTGCTTGGTTGATTTGTTGTGTAGAAATGGGCGTGTGAAGGAAGCAGAACAAGTGATCAGCAGCATGCCTTTCAGGCCGAATGCTCTCTTATGGCGAACTTTCCTTGAAGGTTGCAGGAGAAACAACAAAATCGGAAGTTAG